One window of the Oncorhynchus keta strain PuntledgeMale-10-30-2019 chromosome 31, Oket_V2, whole genome shotgun sequence genome contains the following:
- the LOC118371228 gene encoding rho guanine nucleotide exchange factor 5-like, translating into LHLRGAPCPPVPRTLLSGPLAPSGTQALTLSPPVIHPHSLSHSGSTSSGTSAKFLPIPQPPQAPSARPSSPRLSTSLTQSPSLWQEIPEVRNSAAFGELTNDQRRLQEVQFEVVTSEASYCRSLDIVVDHFVKSKQLGELLTTQDRSWLFSRLADVRAISHSFLSKLEERVESDMMHFTVCDIIVRHCQRFKKVYVPYLTNQSYQDATYQRLMDENQGFRRVVEKLERSPVCQRLPLRSFLILPFQRITRIKLLVQNIVKRTAQGTEEEVQAIKAMKLLERLIQESNDSITQMKSIESLVSLSARVDFECRTLPLVSQSRRLVREGPVTEMMDFSLKETERSVYLHLFNDYLLLSLHKEGGRFTVIDHAPVSELRAENCRVKLHSLEKNLFRLHLNKKALLLSTDTQGDKLRWISAVSRPHPVIDYSTAQDFTQMQCVRAFVAHQPDELSLEKAEVILVHQQSSDGWVEGTRLSDRHRGWTPESHLETIASLRVRQRNLLDALKITTATAAV; encoded by the exons CTCCATCTACGAGGAgctccctgtccccctgtcccccgtACCCTCCTCTCTGGCCCCCTCGCTCCCTCCGGCACGCAGGCCCTTACCCTGTCTCCCCCAGTCATCCACCCCCACTCTCTGTCCCACTCTGGATCTACCTCCAGTGGCACCAGTGCCAAGTTCCTACCCATACCACAGCCGCCCCAGGCCCCCTCGGCCAGGCCTTCCTCTCCccgcctctccacctccctcaccCAGTCCCCCAGCCTGTGGCAGGAGATCCCTGAGGTCAGGAACAGTGCTGCGTTTGGGGAGCTGACTAACGACCAGAGACGCCTGCAGgag GTGCAGTTTGAGGTTGTAACTTCAGAAGCGTCGTACTGTCGTAGTCTGGATATTGTGGTGGATCACTTTGTCAAGTCTAAGCAGCTCGGGGAGCTGTTGACTACTCAGGACAGGAGCTGGCTGTTCTCCAGGCTGGCTGATGTCCGAGCCATCAGCCACAG TTTTCTGTCGAAGCTGGAAGAGAGGGTAGAATCTGATATGATGCACTTCACCGTGTGTGACATCATCGTTCGCCACTGTCAACGCTTCAAGAAGGTCTACGTGCCCTACCTCACCAACCAATCATATCAGGATGCCACTTACCAGAGACTCAT GGATGAGAACCAAGGGTTCAGGCGGGTAGTGGAGAAGTTGGAACGCAGTCCAGTGTGTCAGCGTCTTCCTCTTCGctccttcctcatcctccccttccaGAGGATCACACGAATCAAACTCCTTGtgcag AACATTGTGAAGAGAACAGCCCAAGGCACAGAGGAGGAGGTCCAGGCCATCAAAGCTATGAAGCTACTGGAGAGG ttgatcCAGGAGAGCAATGACAGTATTACTCAGATGAAGAGCATTGAGTCGCTTGTCTCTCTCAGTGCCAGAGTGGACTTTGAATGCAGG actcTCCCCCTGGTCAGTCAGTCTCGTAGGCTGGTGAGAGAGGGACCGGTGACTGAGATGATGGATTTCTCtctgaaggagacagagaggagtgtctACCTTCACCTCTTCAATGACTATCTGCTGCTGTCGCTGCACAAAGA AGGGGGCAGGTTCACGGTGATAGACCATGCTCCGGTGTCAGAACTGCGAGCTGAGAACTGTCGGGTCAAACTGCACTCTCTAGAGAAGAACCTTTTCCGCCTCCACCTTAACAAGAAAGCCCTGCTACTTAGCACCGACACACA GGGTGATAAACTGCGTTGGATCTCAGCTGTTTCCAGGCCCCATCCTGTTATTGACTACTCTACAGCACAAG ACTTCACACAGATGCAGTGCGTCCGAGCCTTCGTTGCCCACCAACCAGATGAGCTGTCCCTGGAGAAAGCTGAGGTCATTCTCGTCCACCAGCAGAGCAGCGACG GTTGGGTGGAGGGGACCAGGctgtcagacagacacagaggatgGACTCCTGAGTCCCACTTGGAAACCATAGCCAGCCTCAGGGTCCGACAGCGCAACCTGCTGGACGCTCTAAAAATTACCACAGCCACGGCTGCAGTATGA
- the LOC118371224 gene encoding gamma-aminobutyric acid receptor-associated protein-like 1, translated as MDSQYQRSVPLEVRRAEGERVRAKHPDKIPIIVERATRSRAPDLDKKKYLVPSDLTVGQLCFLIRQRVSMRPEEALFFFVNNSLPPSSSPLSAVYEEHHEEDLFLYMTYSNESVYGA; from the exons atggaCAGTCAGTACCAGCGCTCTGTACCACTGGAGGTGAGGAGggcagagggtgagagggtgcGAGCCAAGCATCCTGACAAGATACCG ATCATTGTGGAGAGGGCTACCAGGTCGAGAGCTCCTGACCTGGACAAGAAGAAGTACCTTGTGCCCTCTGACCTCACAG tGGGTCAACTGTGCTTCCTGATCCGACAACGTGTGTCTATGAGACCTGAGGAGGCTCTCTTCTTTTTCGTCAACAACTCCCTTCCCCCATCCAGTTCTCCTCTCTCCGCTGTCTATGAg GAGCACCATGAAGAGGACCTGTTCCTATACATGACCTACAGTAACGAGAGCGTCTACGGTGCCTGA
- the si:dkey-26c10.5 gene encoding CD209 antigen-like protein E isoform X1 — MEMQETPREEERVVEVDESQRMLETSVEEAESTVYSKLKSPSEDIYAEASPGQPCAKDRPDLQVLGNVGLYRAMCLLLSVICLVLLLVIIILSVKFLSQPQVCHGTEKGIEAKEKGSVTEKGIEAKEERFQSTEVCSLQTCQAQYFQQQSQVPACHMCDEGWLHFESSCYFLSRDRMNWDESRDECKKRGADLAVITNKTVQTFLTKTGNLMYWIGLRQRTRNWVWVNNTVLGQSYWSGSNRQGDCGLLTGRDPPERSWSSTSCDQYSFYICQRGR; from the exons ATGGAGATGCAAGAAACCCCCCGAGAGGAGGAAAGAGTCGTGGAAGTGGACGAGAGTCAGAGAATGCTGGAGACCTCAG TCGAGGAAGCTGAATCTACAGTCTATTCCAAACTGAAGAGTCCATCGGAGGACATTTATGCTGAAGCTTCTCCTGGCCAGCCCTGTGCCAAAGACAGACCAG ACCTGCAGGTCCTGGGGAACGTTGGTCTGTACCGCGCAATGTGTTTACTACTGTCTGTCATCTGTCTGGTTCTACTGCTCGTCATCATCATCCTCAGTGTCAAAT TTCTATCCCAGCCTCAGGTCTGTCATGGGACTGAAAAAGGGATTGAGGCTAAAGAGAAGGGGAGTGTGACTGAAAAAGGGATTGAGGCTAAAGAGGAGAGGTTCCAGTCCACTGAGGTGTGCAGCCTGCAGACATGCCAAGCACAATACTTCCAACAACAGAGCCAGG tCCCGGCTTGCCACATGTGTGATGAAGGCTGGCTGCACTTTGAGAGCTCCTGCTACTTCCTCTCCAGAGACAGAATGAACTGGGATGAGAGCAGGGACGAGTGTAAGAAGAGAGGGGCAGATCTGGCTGTCATAACAAACAAAACAGTGCAG ACCTTTCTAACGAAGACGGGGAACCTGATGTACTGGATTGGCCTGAGACAGAGAACCAGGAACTGGGTTTGGGTCAACAACACTGTACTGGGACAGAG TTACTGGTCAGGATCCAACAGACAAGGGGATTGTGGGTTACTGACAGGAAGGGATCCTCCTGAGAGAAGCTGGAGctccacatcatgtgaccagtaCAGCTTCTACATCTGCCAGAGGGGGCGCTAA
- the si:dkey-26c10.5 gene encoding CD209 antigen-like protein E isoform X2: protein MYIQFCRIGGSGGTAKLPDDTDTKLSVEVKEQQDKDLQVLGNVGLYRAMCLLLSVICLVLLLVIIILSVKFLSQPQVCHGTEKGIEAKEKGSVTEKGIEAKEERFQSTEVCSLQTCQAQYFQQQSQVPACHMCDEGWLHFESSCYFLSRDRMNWDESRDECKKRGADLAVITNKTVQTFLTKTGNLMYWIGLRQRTRNWVWVNNTVLGQSYWSGSNRQGDCGLLTGRDPPERSWSSTSCDQYSFYICQRGR, encoded by the exons ATGTATATACAATTTTGCCGTATTGGAGGAAGTGGAGGGACTGCCAAATTACCAGACGATACAGACACAAAGTTATCGGTTGAAGTGAAGGAACAGCAAGATAAAG ACCTGCAGGTCCTGGGGAACGTTGGTCTGTACCGCGCAATGTGTTTACTACTGTCTGTCATCTGTCTGGTTCTACTGCTCGTCATCATCATCCTCAGTGTCAAAT TTCTATCCCAGCCTCAGGTCTGTCATGGGACTGAAAAAGGGATTGAGGCTAAAGAGAAGGGGAGTGTGACTGAAAAAGGGATTGAGGCTAAAGAGGAGAGGTTCCAGTCCACTGAGGTGTGCAGCCTGCAGACATGCCAAGCACAATACTTCCAACAACAGAGCCAGG tCCCGGCTTGCCACATGTGTGATGAAGGCTGGCTGCACTTTGAGAGCTCCTGCTACTTCCTCTCCAGAGACAGAATGAACTGGGATGAGAGCAGGGACGAGTGTAAGAAGAGAGGGGCAGATCTGGCTGTCATAACAAACAAAACAGTGCAG ACCTTTCTAACGAAGACGGGGAACCTGATGTACTGGATTGGCCTGAGACAGAGAACCAGGAACTGGGTTTGGGTCAACAACACTGTACTGGGACAGAG TTACTGGTCAGGATCCAACAGACAAGGGGATTGTGGGTTACTGACAGGAAGGGATCCTCCTGAGAGAAGCTGGAGctccacatcatgtgaccagtaCAGCTTCTACATCTGCCAGAGGGGGCGCTAA
- the LOC118371221 gene encoding transient receptor potential cation channel subfamily V member 6-like: MAPPLARSAPSELNHWWRQFRFRLQNRKGWKEMLDETFLLQNKRTNGVPLFFAAKENSAGCIKKLLDSASTNIFERGALGETALHVAVMNDNMEAALALMDGAPELINEPMTSDLFLGMTPLHIAVVNQNFNLVRSLIGKGADVATPRVTGLYFRKRRGGLLYYGEHILAFAACVGNQDIISMVINAGASTRAQDSIGNTVLHILVLQPNKTIACLVLDLLLARDVELDQAVPLDMVPNYHGLTPFKLAAKEGNLVAFQHLVNRRRINQWNLGPLTSNLYDLTEIDSLVADDDCSVLELIVGSQRREARRILEVTPVRQLVSLKWNLYGKHYFRLLLLLYLLYIGTFTLCCVYRPLKDAPENYTVSDMDKTIRVQKTLKESYVTYGDNLRLAGEMISVLGALVILLLEIPDMLRVGAKHYFGQTALGGPFHVILIAYAFLVVLLCVFRVSGVQGETVVMAVCLVLGWSNVMFFARGFQMLGPYVIMIQKIIFGDLTKFMWLSFIVLIGFSTSLWMVYMTQDPDSLPAYRSFPITLFSQFELSVGLIDLPVDHTITTPPIVHVLHCTFSVVSYILLLNLLTAMMSDTQWRVAQERDELWRTQVVATTLMLERRLPRCLWPRLGVCGLLYGLGERWYLRVEDRNDPLVQKMRRYIQAFSKDEDQSKEREEMENTDMSKGPGSPLIRPKHRGGIDGNRKSLARWQMIRHSALGLDVEQEEPEDDQEVR; encoded by the exons ATGGCCCCGCCCTTGGCAAGATCTGCTCCAAGTGAGCTCAACCATTGGTGGAGACAGTTTAGGTTCCGCCTCCAGAACAGGAAGGGGTGGAAAGAGATGCTGGATGAAACTTTTTTGCTGCAGAACAAAAG GACAAATGGCGTCCCTCTCTTTTTTGCCGCCAAAGAGAACAGTGCAGGTTGCATTAAGAAACTTCTGGACAGTGCGTCCACTAACATCTTTGAGAGAGGGGCTCTGGGGGAGACCGCGCTGCATGTGGCAGTTATGAATGATAACATGGAAGCTGCTTTAGCTCTGATGGACGGAGCACCTGAACTCATCAATGAGCCCATGACTTCTGACCTCTTCCTTG GCATGACACCTCTCCACATTGCCGTGGTGAATCAGAACTTTAACCTGGTCCGCAGTCTGATTGGTAAAGGGGCGGATGTGGCCACGCCCAGAGTCACAGGCCTGTACttcaggaagagaagaggagggctGCTCTACTATG GTGAGCACATCCTGGCATTTGCGGCCTGTGTGGGGAATCAGGACATAATTTCCATGGTGATCAACGCAGGAGCCAGCACCAGGGCCCAGGACTCCATTG GTAACACAGTGCTCCACATCCTGGTCCTGCAGCCCAATAAGACTATAGCATGCCTGGTGTTGGATCTGCTGTTGGCACGTGACGTTGAGCTGGACCAGGCTGTGCCACTGGACATGGTGCCCAACTACCATGGCTTAACACCCTTCAAACTGGCTGCCAAGGAGGGCAACCTTGTG GCCTTCCAGCACCTGGTCAACCGGAGGCGAATCAACCAGTGGAACCTGGGACccttgacctctaacctctatgaCCTCACAGAGATCGACTCCTTGGTTGCCGACGACGACTGCTCTGTGCTTGAGCTCATCGTGGGCAGCCAGAGGAGagag GCAAGGAGGATACTGGAAGTGACTCCTGTTAGGCAATTGGTCAGTCTCAAGTGGAACCTCTATGGAAAACACTACTTTAG gttgttgctgctgctgtacCTCCTGTACATTGGGACCTTCACACTGTGTTGTGTGTATCGCCCCCTAAAGGACGCTCCAGAGAATTACACTGTATCTGACATGGACAAAACCATCCGCGTGCAGAAAACTCTGAAG GAGAGTTATGTGACCTATGGGGACAACTTGCGTCTGGCAGGAGAGATGATCAGTGTCCTGGGGGCCCTGGTTATTCTGCTACTGGAG ATCCCAGATATGCTGAGAGTGGGGGCCAAGCATTACTTTGGACAAACGGCCCTGGGGGGGCCCTTCCATGTCATTCT TATTGCCTATGCGTTCCTGGTGgtgctgctgtgtgtgtttagggtcagtgGGGTGCAGGGGGAGACAGTTGTCATGGCTGTGTGTCTGGTGCTGGGCTGGAGCAATGTCATGTTCTTCGCCCGAGGCTTTCAAATGCTGGGGCCTTACGTCATCATGATACAGAAG ATTATATTTGGAGACCTGACCAAGTTCATGTGGCTGAGCTTCATCGTGCTCATAGGGTTTTCTACCT ccctgTGGATGGTGTATATGACTCAGGACCCAGACTCTCTACCTGCGTACCGCTCCTTCCCCATCACGCTGTTCTCCCAGTTTGAGCTGAGTGTGGGTCTGATAGACCTGCCAGTGGACCACACCATCACAACACCCCCTATTGTCCATGTGCTGCACTGCACCttctctgtggtctcctacaTATTGCTGCTCAACCTGCTCACAGCCATGATGAGTGATACACAATGGAGAGTTGCCCAGGAGAGGGATGAGCTCTGGAGGACACAg GTGGTGGCCACTACCCTGATGTTGGAGAGGAGGTTGCCCCGCTGCCTGTGGCCCCGCCTGGGGGTGTGTGGACTGCTCTACGGCCTGGGGGAGCGTTGGTACCTCCG GGTTGAGGATCGCAACGACCCACTGGTGCAAAAGATGCGTCGCTACATCCAAGCCTTCTCTAAGGATGAGGACCAGAGCAAGGAGcgggaggagatggagaacacTGACATGTCAAAAGGACCTGGAAGCCCTCTGATCAGACCCAAACACAGGGGTGGGATAGATGGAAACAGGAAGTCCCTGGCACGCTGGCAGATGATTCGCCACAGCGCTCTGGGTTTAGATGTGGAACAGGAAGAGCCTGAGGATGACCAGGAAGTAAGATAG